From one Neovison vison isolate M4711 chromosome 1, ASM_NN_V1, whole genome shotgun sequence genomic stretch:
- the LOC122915884 gene encoding olfactory receptor 2T29-like yields the protein MENTNWLANHTGRSYFTLVGIFSESKHPALLCLVIFMLFLMALSGNTILILLIHSDAHLHTPMYFFISQLSLMDMMYISVTVPKMLIDQVMGMNKISDIECGIQMFLYLTLAGSEFFLLASMAYDRYVAICDPLHYPVLMNHRVLHLLASGCWLLGSVDGFLFTPITMTFPFCRSRKIHHFFCEVPAVLKLSCSDTSVYEIFMYLCCVLMLLIPVVVISGSYYFILITIHRMNSVEGQKKAFVTCSSHMTVVILFFGSAIYTYMLPSSYHTPEKDMMVSVFYTILTPVLNPLIYSLRNKDVMGALKKMLNVGPVFQETISKGTWMVQ from the coding sequence ATGGAGAACACCAACTGGCTAGCTAACCACACTGGGAGATCATATTTCACCCTGGTGGGAATCTTCAGTGAATCCAAACACCCAGCTCTCCTTTGTTTGGTCATTTTCATGCTTTTCCTAATGGCCTTGTCTGGAAACACCATCTTGATTCTATTGATACATTCTGATGcccacctccacacccccatgtattttttcattaGCCAGCTATCTCTCATGGACATGATGTATATTTCTGTTACTGTGCCCAAGATGCTCATAGACCAAGTCATGGGTATGAACAAGATCTCAGACATAGAATGTGGGATCCAAATGTTTCTCTATCTGACACTAGCAGgttcagaattttttcttctagcctccatggcctatgaccgctatgtggccatctgcgaTCCTCTTCATTACCCTGTCCTCATGAACCATCGGGTGTTACACCTTCTAGCATCTGGCTGCTGGCTCCTGGGTTCAGTGGATGGTTTCTTGTTTACTCCCATCACCATGACCTTCCCCTTCTGCAGATCTCGGAAGATACATCATTTTTTCTGTGAAGTCCCTGCTGTATTGAAACTCTCTTGTTCGGACACTTCCGTCTATGAGATTTTCATGTACCTGTGCTGTGTCCTTATGCTTCTCATTCCCGTGGTAGTCATTTCAGGATCTTACTACTTTATCCTCATCACCATCCATAGGATGAACTCAGTAGAAGGACAGAAGAAGGCCTTTGTCACTTGTTCTTCCCACATGACTGTGGTCATCCTCTTCTTTGGGTCTGCCATTTATACTTACATGCTTCCCAGCTCCTACCATACACCAGAGAAGGACATGATGGTATCTGTCTTTTACACCATACTCACTCCCGTGCTCAACCCTTTGATCTATAGTCTAAGAAATAAGGATGTTATGGGAGCTCTGAAGAAAATGTTGAATGTGGGACCTGTCTTTCAAGAAACTATAagtaagggcacctggatggttcagtag